The sequence GAATACCGCGTGAAACATTTTACAACGCTACAGACCTTATGGATGATCTTATTAAAAATGGGTTTAAGGTAACTTCTTATCCGTTGCGGGGGTATTGGCTGGATATTGGCAAACACGACGATTATATAAAAGCTCAACAAGATATTAAATATATAAAATTTTAAAATGGAAGGTCATATTTTGATAATTGGATTAGGCTCTATGGGTAAAAGAAGGATAAGGAATCTTTCTGCTATAGGCTTAAAAAATATCATTGGTTTTGATAAAAGAGAAGATCGTTGTGCAGAAGCTTCTGATAAATATAAAATACCTACGGCGACAGATTTTGATTCGATTATTCATGAGTATGAAATTAAAGCATTCGTGATCTCTGTACCGCCGGATGTTCATCATATTTATATGAACAAGGCTTTGCAATTAAATATCCCTGCATTTATTGAAGCCAGTGTTGTGGATACAGGCATGGAGGAAATTATAAAAGAAGCGGATAAAAAGAATATTTGTTTAGCCCCGTCATGTACTTTATATTTTCATCCGGCAATACAAAAGATTAAAAGCATTATCGAGAAAGGTGAGTTAGGCACTATCTCTAACTTTTTATACCATTCTGGTCAATATTTACCAGATTGGCACACATATGAAAATGTATCGGATTATTACGTGTCAAATAAAGCTACAGGCGGCGGAAGGGAAATAGTACCATTTGAATTAACCTGGATTACCATGATCTTAGGATTACCTAAAAAAGTTGTTGCATTTTATAAAAAAGCGATAAATATACAAGGTGCAGAAGAAATTGATGATACATACAACCTGCTGCTGGATTATAATACGATGATATTCAATTTAACTGTTGATGTAGTGTCCCGTCATGCAACCAGGAGATTGGTGATCAATGGTGACAAAAAGCAATTATCTTGGGATTGGGATGATAATGCAATAAAAATTTTTGAACCCGAATCGAATCAGTGGGATGAGATTACATATGAAATAACATCTGCACAGGCCGGATATAATAAAAATATTACCGAGCAAATATATATTGATGAAATGGATGCTTTTTTAAAAGCTGTTGCCGGTGAGGGTTTTTTCCCAAATACATTATCTAAAGATCATAAAGTTTTGCAGCTGCTATATGCTGCCGAACGGTCCTGTGACGAAGACATAATAGTGAAATTTATAT comes from Mucilaginibacter mali and encodes:
- a CDS encoding Gfo/Idh/MocA family protein, whose product is MEGHILIIGLGSMGKRRIRNLSAIGLKNIIGFDKREDRCAEASDKYKIPTATDFDSIIHEYEIKAFVISVPPDVHHIYMNKALQLNIPAFIEASVVDTGMEEIIKEADKKNICLAPSCTLYFHPAIQKIKSIIEKGELGTISNFLYHSGQYLPDWHTYENVSDYYVSNKATGGGREIVPFELTWITMILGLPKKVVAFYKKAINIQGAEEIDDTYNLLLDYNTMIFNLTVDVVSRHATRRLVINGDKKQLSWDWDDNAIKIFEPESNQWDEITYEITSAQAGYNKNITEQIYIDEMDAFLKAVAGEGFFPNTLSKDHKVLQLLYAAERSCDEDIIVKFI